The following are encoded in a window of Atribacterota bacterium genomic DNA:
- a CDS encoding phosphoadenosine phosphosulfate reductase family protein has protein sequence MEELENVRERLQDDKDFEKRIVKLREQARDRIKKHIKGKKVAISWSGGKDSIVLEHICRDLGVKKNVWVRCNLEYQQVVDWVIENAPEGLEIVNTGQDLKWLADNKNMLFPQHAEIASVWFKQVQNEGQKRYFKKNNIDMFLVGRRKIDGNDPGEEGMDVDEHGVVRYAPIYDWQHEDLLAYMEYYEIDWPPFYFWTNGFQVGTGPWAAREYTGSIENGWQEIYEIEPAIVERAAYYLDSAANFLNK, from the coding sequence TTGGAAGAGTTGGAAAATGTTAGAGAAAGATTGCAGGATGATAAAGATTTTGAAAAAAGGATTGTAAAATTAAGAGAACAAGCCAGAGACAGAATAAAAAAACACATAAAAGGAAAAAAAGTTGCTATTTCCTGGAGCGGTGGCAAGGATTCAATTGTTTTGGAACATATATGCAGGGATTTGGGGGTTAAGAAAAATGTCTGGGTCCGCTGTAATCTGGAATATCAGCAGGTTGTTGATTGGGTAATAGAGAATGCACCGGAAGGCCTGGAAATAGTAAATACCGGTCAGGATTTGAAATGGCTGGCTGATAATAAGAATATGCTATTTCCTCAGCATGCTGAAATTGCCTCAGTCTGGTTTAAACAGGTGCAAAATGAGGGACAAAAAAGGTATTTCAAAAAAAATAATATAGATATGTTTCTGGTTGGCAGAAGAAAAATAGATGGAAATGACCCTGGTGAAGAAGGTATGGATGTAGACGAGCATGGTGTGGTGCGTTATGCGCCCATTTATGACTGGCAACATGAAGACTTACTGGCTTATATGGAATACTATGAAATTGACTGGCCACCATTTTATTTCTGGACAAACGGTTTCCAGGTAGGAACAGGTCCATGGGCAGCCAGGGAATATACCGGATCCATAGAAAACGGCTGGCAAGAAATATATGAGATCGAACCAGCAATTGTAGAGAGAGCCGCTTATTATCTCGATTCAGCCGCAAATTTTCTAAACAAATAG